In Cytophagales bacterium, the following are encoded in one genomic region:
- a CDS encoding histidine kinase encodes MAWITSPLLAIYNVAPISIFMSSGVLEYESIPFREIEHSIKILIPIGLITFNALILWYFNIWLARESTKRNLTSSMRYVLALLFTVILVFALTSLSAWLRPVPAQLENFRYYPFVGMVANTVFILIMIDLIQSQGKRAALELEKTGLVAANLKARHEQLKQQIHPHFLFNALNTLKLLIKSRQVEASTYTVRLSRFLRASLTQGLEDKMCIQQELSIFKDFMELQRVRFPDAITYEINLSPMTINRGFLPAFTFQALAENALKHNALDQNHPLHINIMEKGEEIHFVNNLIPFHRKSSSTGIGLVNLSERFRILSGQDISIDQHQQAFNVKLKVIHP; translated from the coding sequence ATGGCCTGGATCACGTCTCCCTTATTAGCGATCTATAATGTGGCACCGATCTCGATTTTTATGAGTTCGGGGGTATTGGAGTATGAGTCAATACCTTTTCGGGAAATCGAACATTCCATTAAGATATTGATCCCAATTGGCTTGATTACCTTCAATGCCCTCATCTTGTGGTACTTCAATATCTGGTTGGCACGAGAATCGACCAAAAGAAACCTGACATCAAGTATGCGCTATGTTTTAGCCTTATTGTTTACGGTGATACTAGTATTCGCTTTGACTTCTCTCAGTGCATGGCTACGTCCAGTTCCGGCACAATTAGAAAATTTCAGATACTATCCTTTTGTGGGCATGGTAGCCAATACGGTTTTTATTCTGATCATGATCGATCTGATCCAGAGTCAGGGCAAACGCGCCGCTCTCGAGCTCGAAAAAACAGGCCTGGTCGCCGCAAACTTGAAAGCAAGACACGAACAACTCAAGCAGCAGATTCATCCGCACTTTTTATTCAATGCCTTGAATACGCTCAAATTGCTGATCAAGTCACGTCAAGTAGAAGCAAGTACATATACCGTAAGGCTTTCCCGGTTTTTGCGTGCTTCTCTGACACAGGGATTAGAAGACAAAATGTGTATCCAACAAGAACTCTCGATATTCAAGGACTTTATGGAATTGCAGCGGGTCCGATTTCCTGATGCGATTACTTATGAAATCAACCTGTCTCCAATGACCATCAATCGAGGTTTTTTACCTGCATTCACTTTTCAGGCACTTGCTGAAAATGCCTTGAAACACAATGCTTTGGATCAAAACCATCCCTTGCACATCAATATTATGGAGAAGGGAGAGGAGATCCATTTTGTCAACAATTTGATTCCCTTCCATCGTAAATCATCCTCTACCGGAATTGGTCTGGTCAATTTATCGGAGCGATTCAGGATACTGAGTGGACAGGATATTTCCATTGATCAACACCAACAAGCATTCAATGTCAAACTTAAAGTCATACATCCATGA
- a CDS encoding type II CAAX endopeptidase family protein, translating to MKRFTRELLFLIVISLLLQWLVPTYIYPLIGLPSNGPVPIRTIVLVVVISTYLKHSGEKWSQFGLSWPFKWWWLIVAVVGLFACKLFIIQPTQDLIRSGLDLPRSDHRFFAHIEGNSLALTIWLLIAWLSGGFGEEMIFRGYLIGRISPLFHNETVGFAIAITFQAVIFGLGHAYAGWGTALMSMTNAFLLGLFLILVKRSIWPLIIVHGIWDTLGVLNFYLEGTQ from the coding sequence ATGAAGAGGTTTACACGTGAACTCTTATTCTTGATAGTCATTAGTTTATTGCTGCAATGGCTGGTACCGACCTATATCTATCCGTTGATCGGTTTACCGTCGAATGGACCTGTTCCCATTCGTACCATCGTCCTTGTCGTAGTTATCTCTACTTACCTAAAACACTCAGGTGAAAAATGGTCCCAATTTGGTCTTTCCTGGCCATTTAAATGGTGGTGGTTGATTGTGGCGGTTGTTGGTTTATTCGCCTGCAAATTATTCATTATTCAACCCACTCAGGATTTGATACGATCAGGACTTGACTTACCTCGAAGTGATCATCGCTTTTTTGCGCACATTGAGGGGAATAGTCTGGCACTAACTATCTGGTTGTTGATCGCCTGGTTATCTGGTGGATTTGGAGAGGAAATGATCTTTCGGGGATATTTGATCGGTCGCATTTCACCCTTATTTCATAACGAGACCGTCGGATTTGCTATAGCCATCACGTTTCAGGCGGTCATCTTTGGTTTAGGACATGCGTATGCTGGATGGGGTACGGCATTGATGTCGATGACGAATGCCTTCCTTCTAGGACTCTTCCTGATTTTGGTAAAGAGAAGCATCTGGCCATTGATCATCGTTCATGGAATATGGGATACTTTAGGTGTATTGAATTTCTATCTGGAAGGCACACAATGA